One genomic window of Medicago truncatula cultivar Jemalong A17 chromosome 1, MtrunA17r5.0-ANR, whole genome shotgun sequence includes the following:
- the LOC25484737 gene encoding putative pentatricopeptide repeat-containing protein At3g01580: MPMISFSNLVFRNPNLNPYLTTFTRQKHSLPIPFTTFLHHLKSPPNLLQTKKLHALLLIHGFFHPSSPHTPLCSHLVNAYVNFGSHHYAFLFFSQLPHKSNLAWNAILRALIGSNNFTLSIQFYHSMLRHGFAPDNYTYPLVLKACSSLQAIEIGRWVYHNILINEEKANLFVQCALIDMFVKCESLEDARKVFDEMNVRDLATWTALICGNVWNGEWDEAVLLFRKMRLEGLKADSVIVASVLPVCGRLMEGLKLGMAMHGCALRSGFDSDLYVSNAIIDMYCKCGYPDEACLVFSYMVFRDIVSWSTLIAGYSQNGMYKESFELYVRMVNMGLTTNEIVVSTVLPALGKLKLFKQGKEMHNFVLKQGLLTDVVVGSALVDMYANCGSIKEAESIFRNMLDMDIMVWNSLIAGYNLVGDFQSAFFTFREIWVAEHRPNHITLVSVLPICTQIGALRQGKEIHCYATRSGLGLNISVGNSLIDMYSKCGFLELGVKVFNQMMVKNTITYNTMISACGAHGLGEKGLKFYEQMNEAGMKPNKVTFISLLSACSHAGLVDRGWLLYNSMVNDYGIKPDMEHYSCMVDLIGRTGDLDGAYKFITTMPVTPDANVLGSLLGACRLHNKVELADQLTAEHIFQLNTEDSGHYVLLSNLYASGKRWEDMSKVRSLIKDKGLEKKPGSSWIQVGHSIFVFHATSIFYPELAKIEETLDSLFLVMKNEDYILANLGFCSHVNDPILT, encoded by the coding sequence ATGCCGATGATATCCTTCTCCAATTTGGTGTTTCGCAATCCCAATCTCAATCCTTACCTTACCACATTCACACGTCAAAAACACTCTCTTCCCATTCCCTTCACCACCTTCCTCCATCACCTCAAATCTCCACCAAATCTTCTCCAAACCAAAAAACTCCACGCTCTTCTTCTCATCCATGGTTTCTTCCACCCATCTTCACCACACACTCCTCTTTGCTCACACCTTGTCAATGCTTACGTTAACTTTGGTTCCCACCATTACgcttttctcttcttctctcaacTCCCCCACAAATCCAACCTTGCTTGGAACGCAATTCTCAGAGCTCTTATTGGCTCTAACAACTTCACTCTTTCCATTCAGTTTTATCACTCTATGCTTAGACATGGTTTTGCACCAGATAATTACACATACCCACTTGTGCTAAAAGCTTGTTCTTCGTTGCAAGCTATTGAAATTGGAAGATGGGTTTATCATAATATTCTGATTAATGAGGAAAAGGCTAATCTTTTTGTCCAGTGTGCTTTGATTGATATGTTTGTAAAATGTGAAAGTTTGGAAGATGCGCgtaaggtgtttgatgaaatgaatGTGAGAGATTTGGCGACTTGGACTGCGTTGATTTGTGGGAATGTGTGGAATGGTGAATGGGATGAAGCGGTTTTGTTGTTTAGGAAGATGAGATTGGAAGGTTTGAAGGCTGATTCGGTTATTGTGGCGTCTGTGTTGCCGGTTTGTGGGAGATTAATGGAGGGTTTGAAATTGGGGATGGCAATGCACGGTTGTGCATTGAGGAGTGGTTTTGATAGTGATTTGTATGTTTCAAATGCTATCATTGATATGTATTGTAAATGTGGTTATCCAGATGAGGCTTGTCTTGTATTTAGTTATATGGTTTTTAGGGATATTGTTTCTTGGAGTACTTTGATTGCTGGCTACTCACAAAATGGCATGTATAAAGAGAGCTTTGAACTGTATGTTAGAATGGTGAATATGGGTTTAACAACTAATGAGATTGTCGTTTCTACTGTTCTTCCTGCTTTGggaaaactaaagttgttcaAACAGGGGAAGGAAATGCATAACTTTGTTCTCAAACAAGGACTTTTAACGGATGTAGTTGTAGGAAGCGCTTTGGTTGATATGTATGCTAATTGTGGGTCAATCAAGGAAGCAGAGTCAATATTTAGGAACATGTTAGATATGGATATCATGGTATGGAATTCACTAATTGCTGGGTATAATCTAGTTGGTGATTTTCAGTCAGCATTTTTTACCTTTAGAGAAATTTGGGTAGCAGAGCATAGGCCAAATCATATAACTTTAGTGAGTGTTCTTCCTATATGCACCCAAATAGGAGCTCTAAGACAAGGAAAGGAAATCCATTGTTATGCAACCAGAAGTGGTCTGGGATTAAATATTTCTGTTGGCAATTCTCTAATAGATATGTACAGTAAATGTGGATTTCTAGAACTCGGAGTGAAGGTCTTTAATCAGATGATGGTAAAGAATACCATAACATATAATACTATGATATCTGCTTGTGGAGCTCATGGCCTAGGAGAAAAGGGTTTGAAATTTTACGAGCAAATGAATGAAGCAGGAATGAAACCAAATAAAGTCACTTTTATTTCGCTGTTATCCGCATGTAGTCATGCAGGTCTTGTTGACAGAGGTTGGCTGTTGTATAATTCAATGGTTAATGATTATGGTATTAAGCCAGATATGGAGCACTACTCGTGTATGGTGGATCTCATTGGAAGAACAGGGGATCTTGATGGTGCATACAAGTTCATCACAACCATGCCTGTGACACCAGATGCGAATGTTTTGGGAAGCTTACTTGGTGCGTGCCGACTTCACAACAAAGTGGAACTAGCTGATCAGCTCACTGCAGAACATATTTTCCAATTAAATACTGAGGATTCAGGCCACTATGTTCTTCTATCAAATTTATATGCCTCTGGGAAACGATGGGAAGACATGTCAAAAGTGAGAAGCTTGATAAAGGATAAAGGGTTGGAGAAAAAACCAGGAAGTAGCTGGATTCAGGTGGGCCACAGCATTTTTGTCTTCCATGCTACGAGTATCTTTTATCCGGAACTGGCTAAGATTGAAGAAACTCTGGATAGCTTATTCTTGgtgatgaaaaatgaagattataTACTGGCTAATCTGGGATTTTGTTCCCATGTTAATGAcccaattttaacttaa
- the LOC25484738 gene encoding meiosis-specific protein ASY3: MDTEARKILHDEHMNDCRSMGSIHPSSQSRKISIGVMAESKASSRSGPKKGDGPVVPNTERVTSKMGNINTGESKAVGGTTVSAKEKQIVGPKAVEGSWMSKSPTTEENHQANKTASLLVSSGGKKDEPHGKGCGAGVQFFSYQTLKFPSNNYKKFDGDTSRSSRKKGKKDGSAEERVEEFTFTTTPKVFETDKTKAEDKTPRTENSTENLRMKLCQILGTTSSPKTQDSGSHNCKKDKESSPLKPRLNQKGNDFVKSKQNSDTIETDSESPDHTRKRPVTRSRTRKKVSSQKQQGKGKSTIITREAEKHQEKSILSFEEKGIGGRDALPNDGSSVSLKKKSQEKNSKIGGHKLCFTESDTTDKLHQDTSKTDPPLYAGATFSLGNKMGGFGGFLADYHTNSPKTQKKEHKKELYQPQTTNNTDQRVEHEVSENRNQQERRTISATQNDAKSQDEFQSPTFQFKTPTLSSPSPTPKTHQKANDVNSPASTERPRFSMRTMPNLSTFMASEPDFTTREQDKSHHMKEQKYSIRRKEKSLEKETEEQDGSSDSSYEERNIQGRRQGSGAKHTAERKSFTLKPVKRLCKHKGIKFNDTSPASVSSKEIEESDSMDEASEQTQDGFVRAVELFGLELAKLKNKLNLMTSQKSSEILKSVAEDIHFQLQDVHSQIETDLGKLTNLNKSKRKRIETRFEDQQKQLRLIYDRFKEEVNLHLQDCRSTVEDLEADQIEIKGALEKQRVAHKKLISQVEESVDVQLNDAQKKITSTQQMARGKLLQLKQVITMCLKEGI; the protein is encoded by the exons ATGGATACTGAAGCGCGGAAAATTCTGCACGAT GAGCATATGAATGACTGTCGGAGTATGGGAAGCATTCATCCGTCTAGCCAGTCAAGGAAAATTTCCATAGGAGTTATGGCAGAATCGAAAGCCAGCTCAAGAAGCGGACCTAAGAAAGGGGATGGACCTGTCGTGCCAAATACAGAAAGGGTAACCTCTAAGATGGGAAATATCAACACAGGAGAAAGCAAGGCTGTAGGAGGGACAACAGTTTCTGCTAAAGAGAAGCAAATTGTAGGTCCAAAAGCGGTGGAGGGTTCTTGGATGTCTAAATCGCCTACTACAGAGGAAAATCATCAAGCCAACAAAACCGCTAGTTTACTGGTCTCTTCTGGGGGGAAGAAGGATGAGCCTCATGGAAAAGGGTGTGGAGCTGGGGTTCAGTTTTTTTCATATCAAACTTTGAAATTTCCTTCTAATAATTACAAGAAGTTTGATGGCGATACTAGCAGAAGCTCCAGAAAGAAGGGAAAGAAGGATGGGAGTGCTGAAGAAAGGGTAGAGGAATTTACATTTACCACCACACCTAAAGTCTTTGAGACTGATAAAACAAAGGCAGAAGACAAGACACCTAGAACAGAAAACAGTACTGAAAATTTGAGGATGAAGCTATGCCAAATATTGGGGACTACTTCTTCCCCTAAGACTCAGGATTCAGGCTCTCACAATTGTAAGAAGGACAAGGAAAGTTCACCACTCAAGCCGCGCTTGAACCAGAAGGGAAATGATTTTGTTAAGAGCAAACAGAATTCGGATACCATAGAAACTGATTCAGAAAGTCCTGACCATACTCGTAAAAGGCCAGTCACTCGTTCTAGGACCAGAAAGAAAGTGTCTTCCCAGAAGCAACAGGGAAAGGGTAAAAGTACCATAATTACCAGAGAGGCAGAGAAGCATCAAGAAAAAAGTATATtgtcttttgaagaaaaagggaTTGGCGGCCGAGATGCTTTACCAAATGATGGTTCCTCAGTGTCTTTAAAGAAAAAGAGTCAGGAAAAGAATTCCAAGATAGGGGGACATAAGCTCTGCTTCACCGAAAGTGATACCACAGATAAACTTCATCAAGACACCTCAAAGACTGATCCACCACTGTATGCAGGGGCCACATTTTCACTTGGGAATAAAATGGGAGGATTTGGTGGTTTCTTAGCTGATTATCATACAAATAGCCCTAAGACGCAGaaaaaagaacacaaaaaaGAATTATACCAGCCACAAACAACGAACAATACAGATCAGCGTGTAGAACATGAGGTATCAGAAAATAGAAACCAGCAAGAGCGTAGAACTATTTCTGCTACACAAAATGATGCCAAGTCACAAGATGAATTTCAAAGTCCTACATTTCAATTTAAGACACCTACTTTGAGCTCTCCTAGCCCAACACCAAAGACACACCAAAAGGCAAATGATGTCAATAGTCCAGCATCAACTGAAAGACCAAGATTTTCTATGAGGACCATGCCTAATTTAAGCACTTTTATGGCTTCGGAGCCAGACTTCACAACAAGGGAACAAGACAAGTCTCAT CATATGAAGGAACAAAAGTATTCTATTCgtagaaaagaaaaatctcTGGAGAAAGAGACAGAAGAGCAGGATGGATCATCAGATTCATCATATGAGGAGAGGAACATCCAAGGACGTCGTCAAG GTTCTGGAGCAAAGCATACTGCTGAGAGGAAAAGTTTTACACTTAAACCTGTCAAAAGGCTGTGCAAACATAAAGGCATAAAATTTAATGATACAAGCCCAGCTTCAGTGTCTTCAAAAG AGATAGAAGAAAGCGATTCGATGGACGAAGCTTCTGAACAGACTCAAGATGGATTTGTCAG GGCTGTTGAACTGTTCGGTTTGGAATTGGCCAAACTTAAGAACAAACTGAATTTGATGACTAGTCAGAAATCCTCAGAAATTTTGAAGTCTGTTGCTGAAGACATACATTTCCAGCTGCAGGATGTTCATTCTCAGATTGAAACAGACTT aGGAAAGCTTACAAATCTCAATAAATCAAAGAGAAAACGGATAGAAACAAGATTTGAAG ACCAGCAGAAACAGCTGAGATTAATCTACGATAGATTCAAGGAAGAGGTTAATCTACACCTACAGGACTGCAGAAGCACTGTAGAAGATCTCGAGGCAGATCAGATAGAGATAAAAGGAGCCCTTGAAAAGCAAA GAGTAGCACATAAAAAGCTTATATCACAAGTTGAAGAATCAGTGGATGTCCAACTCAATGATGctcaaaagaaaattacatCCACGCAGCAG ATGGCAAGGGGAAAACTACTACAACTGAAGCAAGTTATAACGATGTGCTTGAAAGAGGGTATCTAA